One genomic window of Haloarcula pelagica includes the following:
- the rdfA gene encoding rod-determining factor RdfA: protein MGCKVDTLADRYDLTAPGSADHSLDEYLVTRWTGRDGRSADGYKSLTEWFNKRLLKELYAQADRETLGVHLDREYELLTGDDDVARDELAAALAADGLDIERIESELISWSTMRHHLKGCLDAEKDTGEAKTDWEANTVEVARQRTEEKAQSVLSSLASKERLVDAEAAEVDVQVKLGCSDCSVRVPFDEAVERGYVCEQHVSLEEEDGTVESWKNTLSAVITPYGAAEAAQGLLLDGPFLMETLLLPAL, encoded by the coding sequence ATGGGATGCAAGGTCGATACGCTGGCTGATCGGTACGACCTCACGGCGCCGGGGTCGGCCGACCACTCTCTCGACGAGTATCTCGTCACTCGCTGGACCGGCCGCGACGGTCGGTCAGCCGACGGCTACAAATCGCTCACAGAGTGGTTCAACAAACGACTTCTCAAGGAGCTATACGCACAAGCGGACCGCGAGACGCTGGGCGTCCATCTGGACCGGGAGTACGAACTCCTCACCGGTGACGACGACGTAGCGCGTGACGAACTGGCGGCCGCGCTTGCTGCTGACGGACTCGACATCGAGCGCATCGAGAGCGAACTCATCTCCTGGAGTACGATGCGCCATCACCTCAAGGGCTGTCTCGATGCCGAGAAAGACACTGGCGAGGCGAAGACAGACTGGGAGGCGAATACCGTAGAAGTCGCCCGACAGCGAACCGAAGAGAAGGCACAGTCTGTCCTCTCCTCGCTCGCCTCAAAAGAACGACTCGTCGATGCCGAAGCAGCTGAAGTGGACGTTCAGGTCAAGCTCGGCTGTTCGGACTGCTCGGTCCGGGTCCCGTTCGACGAGGCGGTCGAACGCGGGTACGTCTGTGAACAGCATGTCTCGCTCGAAGAGGAGGACGGCACTGTCGAGAGCTGGAAGAATACGCTCTCGGCGGTTATTACGCCCTATGGTGCGGC